The following proteins are co-located in the Trichormus variabilis 0441 genome:
- a CDS encoding DUF3318 domain-containing protein: MTSYATSSAKAEMSELRRLKGLLPPELQSWVTVEGTTEVNPPLIRSEEIGKDQVEIQIDLVKWDALAMDQRNLLFWHEVARIQNDTIPKDGWEMAALAIGLGGAVGELWVQDGLLLVLALALCGVSGWRLYQKNNGEKQIREVLDADEKAIALATRFGYSLPNAYKSLGSALKTLIDTTPSKRQRSRYEARLSALKRSANKAKAKSKATDED, encoded by the coding sequence ATGACATCCTATGCAACCTCCTCTGCTAAAGCGGAAATGAGTGAACTTCGGCGGTTGAAAGGCCTACTACCGCCAGAATTGCAGAGCTGGGTCACGGTTGAAGGTACAACTGAGGTCAATCCACCCCTGATCCGTAGCGAAGAAATTGGTAAAGACCAGGTAGAAATTCAAATTGACTTGGTTAAATGGGATGCTCTGGCAATGGATCAGCGTAATCTGCTATTTTGGCATGAAGTAGCCCGTATTCAAAATGACACAATTCCCAAAGATGGTTGGGAAATGGCAGCATTAGCCATTGGTTTGGGCGGTGCTGTGGGTGAGTTATGGGTACAGGATGGATTATTGTTGGTGTTGGCTTTGGCGCTGTGCGGTGTTTCTGGCTGGCGGCTGTATCAAAAGAATAATGGGGAAAAACAAATTAGAGAAGTGCTGGATGCGGATGAAAAAGCGATCGCCCTGGCAACTCGCTTCGGTTATAGTCTTCCCAATGCCTACAAAAGTCTTGGTAGCGCTTTAAAAACTCTCATTGATACTACTCCCAGTAAACGCCAACGCTCCCGCTATGAAGCCAGACTGTCGGCACTCAAACGCAGCGCTAACAAAGCAAAAGCTAAATCTAAAGCCACTGATGAAGACTAA
- a CDS encoding amino acid ABC transporter substrate-binding protein, translating to MNKLVIILGASLIFTTTACGGDSAPTTDASTNSGGTLVANRWNTIKNRGQLICGVSGEVPGFSFVGTNGEYSGIDVDVCRAIAAALFDNPDAVEFRNLSAKERFTALQTGEVDILSRNTTWTLSRATSVGLEFAPVVFYDGQAIMVRKNSAIKSLADLKDKAICVQTGTTTEQNLADQMRKRNITYKPVVFEDVNVTFATYAEGRCDAITADRSALVSRRTTLPKPEDNVVLDEVISSEPLAPAVAKGDAKWSDTVNWVVYALIKGEELGINSQNLGQFTTSNDPDVKRFLGTEGDLGQGLGLTNDFAARIIKHVGNYGELYDRNLGPKTKLNLARGQNQLWSKGGLLYSPPFR from the coding sequence ATGAATAAATTAGTTATTATCCTGGGAGCATCGTTAATTTTTACGACTACTGCTTGTGGAGGAGATTCAGCGCCAACGACCGACGCATCTACTAATTCAGGAGGTACATTAGTCGCAAATCGCTGGAATACGATTAAAAATCGTGGTCAGTTAATTTGCGGTGTCAGTGGCGAAGTCCCAGGATTCAGTTTTGTGGGAACTAATGGTGAGTATAGCGGTATTGATGTAGATGTTTGTCGAGCGATCGCCGCAGCTTTGTTTGACAACCCAGATGCAGTAGAATTTCGTAACCTCAGCGCTAAAGAACGATTTACAGCGCTGCAAACTGGCGAAGTAGATATTCTCAGCCGTAACACTACTTGGACACTCAGCCGCGCTACCTCAGTTGGTCTAGAATTTGCACCTGTAGTCTTTTACGACGGTCAAGCAATCATGGTTCGCAAAAATAGCGCCATCAAATCTCTAGCAGACCTGAAAGACAAAGCCATATGTGTGCAAACAGGTACTACAACTGAGCAGAACTTAGCAGACCAAATGCGGAAGCGCAACATCACCTATAAGCCAGTTGTGTTTGAAGACGTTAACGTTACCTTCGCCACCTATGCTGAAGGACGTTGTGATGCAATCACCGCCGACCGTTCAGCCTTAGTATCCAGACGCACAACCCTACCCAAACCGGAGGATAATGTGGTTTTAGATGAAGTTATTTCTTCAGAACCACTTGCACCAGCAGTTGCTAAAGGTGATGCTAAATGGAGTGATACTGTGAATTGGGTAGTTTATGCCCTAATTAAAGGTGAAGAATTAGGGATTAATTCTCAAAATTTAGGTCAATTTACGACTAGTAACGACCCAGATGTTAAACGCTTTTTAGGAACCGAAGGTGATTTAGGTCAAGGACTTGGTTTAACTAACGACTTCGCCGCCAGAATCATCAAACACGTAGGGAACTACGGCGAACTTTACGATCGCAACCTCGGCCCCAAAACAAAGCTTAATTTAGCACGAGGTCAAAACCAACTGTGGTCAAAAGGCGGATTATTATACTCTCCACCGTTCCGCTAG
- a CDS encoding amino acid ABC transporter permease, producing MTNEKPPFWRDNRFWYIAGQLIALFLAAFVVTILLGNLNRNLQRLGIQFGFDFLKQQASFDIGETLIAYKPTDTYSLALWVGLINSLRIAFVGVILTTIVGSIAGIARLSDNWLVRNISLVYVEIFRNTPLLLQLLFWYFAVFLGLPKADNKISLGGFISLSQNGLELPWFTFSPEFSALLLGLIFYTGAFIAEIVRGGIQSVSKGQWEAGRSLGLNPSLIMRLVIFPQALRVIIPPLTSQYLNLTKNSSLAIAIGYPDIYFVASTTFNQTGKAVEVMLLLMLTYLSLSLTISLIMNAFNRTVQIKER from the coding sequence ATGACCAACGAAAAACCTCCTTTTTGGCGTGATAATCGCTTCTGGTATATTGCTGGGCAATTGATTGCTTTATTTTTAGCTGCATTTGTAGTGACTATCCTGTTAGGTAATCTCAACCGCAATTTGCAACGATTGGGCATTCAATTTGGCTTTGATTTTCTCAAGCAGCAAGCCTCTTTTGATATCGGCGAAACGCTGATTGCTTATAAACCAACTGATACTTATAGTCTGGCTTTATGGGTAGGACTAATTAATTCATTACGAATAGCATTTGTTGGCGTCATTCTGACAACAATTGTTGGGAGCATTGCGGGAATTGCCAGATTATCTGATAACTGGTTAGTGCGGAACATTTCCTTAGTTTATGTAGAGATATTCCGCAATACCCCATTACTTTTACAGTTGTTGTTTTGGTACTTTGCAGTTTTTTTAGGGCTTCCCAAAGCAGATAATAAAATTTCTCTTGGGGGATTTATTAGCCTGAGCCAAAATGGACTAGAACTACCTTGGTTTACATTCTCACCAGAGTTTTCTGCTTTACTGCTGGGGCTAATTTTTTACACTGGAGCTTTTATTGCGGAAATTGTCCGAGGAGGGATTCAGTCAGTATCGAAGGGACAATGGGAAGCAGGGCGATCGCTAGGATTAAACCCCAGCTTAATCATGCGCCTAGTCATTTTCCCCCAAGCCTTGCGAGTCATCATTCCCCCACTCACAAGCCAGTATCTCAATCTCACCAAAAATTCCAGTTTAGCGATCGCCATCGGCTACCCCGACATTTATTTTGTCGCCTCCACCACCTTTAATCAAACAGGAAAAGCAGTAGAAGTCATGTTACTCCTAATGCTCACCTATCTCTCTCTCAGTTTGACTATCTCCCTCATCATGAATGCCTTTAATCGCACCGTACAGATTAAAGAAAGGTAA
- a CDS encoding 7-carboxy-7-deazaguanine synthase QueE, translated as MTAKTTAEPTARLVEVFSAIQGEGLNVGTRQIFIRFAFCDLRCHFCDSAHTWNAPASCRIERSPGLRDFESHPNPVPLTTLIEWVERQNLPCLHDSISLTGGEPLLHAPFLQEFLPKVRSLTGLPIYLETGGHRPEQLATILPYLDSVGMDLKLPSVSGESHWQAHSQFLQLCHSQSETFVKIIISHRTDLAELERAALLVADVSPEIPVFLQPVTPLAESDQFSQTPALAPAPADVLTWQTSMKRFLKYVRVVPQTHKMLNQL; from the coding sequence ATGACTGCTAAAACTACAGCCGAACCTACTGCACGCCTGGTTGAGGTCTTTTCTGCTATTCAAGGGGAAGGACTGAATGTCGGGACACGTCAAATTTTTATTCGCTTTGCTTTTTGTGACTTGCGCTGTCACTTTTGCGATAGCGCCCACACATGGAATGCGCCTGCTAGTTGTAGGATAGAACGATCGCCAGGACTGCGAGATTTTGAAAGTCACCCAAATCCTGTCCCTCTAACCACTCTCATCGAATGGGTTGAAAGGCAAAATTTACCTTGTCTACACGATAGCATTAGCTTGACCGGTGGAGAACCGCTTCTTCATGCTCCTTTTTTACAGGAATTTTTGCCCAAAGTGCGATCGCTCACTGGTTTACCTATATACCTAGAGACTGGCGGACATCGCCCAGAACAATTGGCTACGATTTTACCCTATCTAGACTCTGTGGGTATGGATTTGAAACTCCCTAGTGTCAGTGGTGAATCTCATTGGCAAGCACATTCCCAATTCCTTCAACTTTGTCATTCACAATCAGAGACTTTTGTCAAAATAATTATCTCTCATCGCACAGACTTAGCTGAATTGGAACGTGCGGCTTTACTTGTAGCAGATGTCAGTCCTGAAATCCCTGTATTTTTGCAGCCTGTCACGCCTCTAGCCGAGTCTGATCAATTCAGCCAAACACCCGCGCTTGCTCCTGCTCCAGCAGATGTTTTGACGTGGCAAACTTCGATGAAACGGTTTTTAAAATACGTTCGCGTCGTGCCGCAGACTCATAAAATGTTAAATCAGTTATGA
- a CDS encoding glycosyltransferase family 4 protein, with protein MRILIYSYNYYPEPIGIAPLMTELAEGLAKRGHEVRVVTAMPNYPERRIYEAYRGKWYLTEYKNGVKIQRSYVWIRPQPKLLDRVLLDASFVVTSFLPALFGWRPDVILSTSPSLPVCIPASLLGWLRACPVVLNLQDILPEAAIHVGLLKNKWLIKVFSLLEKFAYRHATKISVIADGFVENLISKGISPDKIEQIPNWVDVNFIRPLPKDNNNFRNIHNLHNKFVILYSGNIALTQGLETVIQAAAKLRDVAEIAFVIAGEAKGLERLQKYCTNCGADNVLLLPFQPREHLPEMLAAADVGLVVQKKNVISFNMPSKIQVLLASGRALIASVPDKGTAAKAIKQSGGGIVVPPEDPQALATAILDLYKHPEKAKTLGYNSRKYAVEQYAFEQALNQYESLFYSVTTEGRTLPSKVVSKQEV; from the coding sequence ATGCGGATTTTAATTTACTCATATAACTACTATCCAGAACCAATTGGTATAGCTCCCCTAATGACGGAATTAGCAGAGGGACTGGCCAAGCGAGGACATGAAGTGCGTGTGGTCACTGCTATGCCTAACTACCCTGAGCGGAGAATTTACGAGGCTTACCGGGGTAAATGGTATCTTACAGAATATAAAAATGGTGTCAAAATCCAACGTAGTTACGTGTGGATTCGTCCCCAACCGAAATTATTAGACCGAGTATTACTAGATGCTAGTTTCGTAGTTACGAGTTTTTTACCTGCCCTTTTCGGGTGGCGGCCTGATGTAATTTTGTCAACTTCACCATCACTACCCGTGTGCATACCAGCATCTTTACTAGGATGGTTGCGTGCTTGTCCTGTGGTGTTGAATTTACAAGATATATTACCAGAAGCAGCCATTCATGTTGGTTTACTGAAAAACAAATGGCTAATTAAGGTATTTTCCCTATTAGAAAAATTTGCCTATCGTCATGCTACTAAAATTAGCGTTATTGCTGATGGTTTTGTAGAAAATCTCATCTCCAAAGGTATATCGCCTGACAAAATAGAACAAATACCCAACTGGGTTGATGTAAATTTTATTCGTCCCTTACCAAAAGACAATAATAATTTTCGGAATATTCATAATCTACACAACAAATTTGTTATCCTTTACTCTGGCAATATCGCTCTCACTCAAGGTCTAGAAACTGTCATTCAAGCTGCGGCGAAGTTGCGTGATGTCGCCGAAATTGCTTTTGTAATTGCAGGTGAGGCCAAAGGTTTAGAAAGACTGCAAAAGTATTGTACAAACTGCGGTGCTGATAACGTCTTGTTACTACCTTTTCAACCACGAGAACATTTACCAGAAATGTTGGCGGCGGCGGATGTTGGTTTGGTAGTGCAGAAAAAAAATGTGATTTCTTTTAATATGCCATCAAAGATTCAAGTCTTATTGGCTAGTGGTAGGGCATTGATAGCTTCTGTACCTGATAAAGGTACCGCAGCCAAGGCAATTAAACAAAGTGGCGGTGGTATTGTGGTTCCCCCAGAAGATCCTCAGGCTTTAGCAACGGCAATTTTAGACTTATACAAACATCCCGAAAAAGCGAAAACTTTGGGCTACAACAGCCGGAAGTACGCTGTGGAACAATATGCTTTTGAGCAGGCATTAAATCAATACGAAAGTTTATTTTACTCAGTAACAACAGAAGGTCGAACGCTCCCGTCTAAAGTAGTTTCCAAGCAGGAAGTCTGA
- a CDS encoding anti-sigma factor antagonist (This anti-anti-sigma factor, or anti-sigma factor antagonist, belongs to a family that includes characterized members SpoIIAA, RsbV, RsfA, and RsfB.) encodes MATKVQSFMTSQPTEVNFLVTTLNETLIVQVPVRLSVLEAVGFKQTCQELTKGNSHPKEIIIDFQQTTFMDSSGLGALVSNFKTTKEKGIVMILRNVTPQVMAVLNLTGLDKVFSIEPSSNISPTEAENALDNQKASTRKIEQLPTTHPSVASWTKRFLDIIGALVGLVITGILCIPIVIAIQIDDPGPIFFGQIRCGWMGKRFKIWKFRSMCVDAEAKKSQVENQVQGAFFKNENDPRITRVGRFLRRTSLDEFPQFWNVLKGDMSLVGTRPPTPDEVERYEVPEWQRLDVKPGMTGEWQVNGRSKVRSFEDVIRLDLLYQKNWSLMYDLKLIFKTVAILFNRNSGAY; translated from the coding sequence ATGGCAACCAAAGTGCAGAGCTTCATGACTAGCCAACCCACAGAGGTAAATTTTCTAGTTACCACCCTAAATGAAACCCTAATAGTGCAGGTTCCTGTCCGATTAAGCGTGCTGGAAGCAGTGGGCTTTAAGCAAACCTGCCAAGAATTAACCAAAGGAAACTCTCATCCCAAGGAAATCATTATTGATTTTCAACAAACTACCTTTATGGATAGCAGTGGCTTGGGGGCCTTAGTTAGTAACTTTAAAACCACTAAAGAAAAAGGAATTGTCATGATCCTGCGGAATGTCACTCCTCAGGTCATGGCAGTATTAAACCTCACCGGACTAGATAAAGTTTTTTCTATTGAACCCAGTAGCAATATATCCCCAACAGAAGCTGAGAATGCTTTAGATAATCAGAAAGCTTCTACTCGTAAAATAGAGCAACTACCTACCACTCATCCCTCTGTTGCATCCTGGACTAAACGATTTTTGGATATTATTGGCGCTTTAGTGGGTTTGGTAATCACGGGAATTTTGTGTATTCCCATTGTGATTGCAATTCAAATCGATGACCCAGGCCCCATTTTCTTTGGACAAATCCGTTGTGGTTGGATGGGTAAACGCTTCAAAATTTGGAAATTTCGCTCCATGTGTGTGGATGCGGAAGCGAAAAAATCTCAAGTTGAGAACCAGGTACAGGGGGCTTTTTTCAAGAATGAAAACGATCCTAGAATTACACGAGTAGGCAGATTTTTACGGCGTACTAGTCTGGATGAATTTCCTCAATTTTGGAATGTTTTGAAAGGAGATATGAGTTTAGTAGGGACTAGACCACCTACACCCGATGAAGTAGAACGCTATGAAGTACCAGAATGGCAACGTTTGGATGTTAAACCCGGTATGACTGGGGAATGGCAAGTAAATGGTAGGTCTAAAGTTCGTAGTTTTGAAGATGTAATTCGTCTAGATTTGCTATATCAAAAAAACTGGAGCTTGATGTATGATTTGAAGCTAATTTTCAAAACTGTAGCTATTCTATTTAATAGAAATAGTGGCGCTTATTAG
- a CDS encoding amino acid ABC transporter ATP-binding protein — translation MAETTSIIIAEDVHKWYGKFHVLQGVSLTVNRGEVVVLMGPSGSGKSTFIRTFNALEAYQKGRITIDGITLSHDLRNIDAIRREVGMVFQQFNLFPHLTVLQNITLAPIWVRRAKKAQAEELAMQLLERVGILEQANKYPGQLSGGQQQRVAIARALAMQPKIMLFDEPTSALDPEMVREVLDVMRSLARDGMTMVVVTHEVGFAREVADRVVLMDSGHLVESASPDNFFTKPQEERTRKFLSQIL, via the coding sequence ATGGCAGAAACAACATCAATAATTATTGCTGAAGATGTTCACAAATGGTATGGCAAATTCCATGTTCTTCAAGGTGTCAGTTTAACAGTAAATCGCGGAGAAGTTGTAGTTTTAATGGGGCCTTCTGGCTCAGGAAAATCCACATTTATTCGGACATTTAATGCTTTAGAAGCATACCAAAAAGGCAGAATTACCATTGATGGCATTACTCTCAGCCACGACTTGCGAAATATTGACGCAATTCGACGAGAAGTAGGGATGGTATTTCAGCAATTTAATTTATTTCCCCATTTAACAGTCTTGCAAAACATCACCTTGGCACCAATTTGGGTACGGCGAGCGAAAAAAGCCCAAGCCGAAGAGTTAGCCATGCAACTCTTAGAAAGAGTGGGAATTCTAGAACAGGCAAATAAATACCCAGGACAGCTATCTGGGGGTCAACAACAACGAGTAGCGATCGCCCGTGCCTTAGCTATGCAACCAAAAATTATGCTATTCGATGAACCTACCTCTGCCTTAGATCCAGAAATGGTGAGAGAAGTGCTAGACGTGATGCGCTCTCTAGCCCGCGATGGTATGACAATGGTAGTGGTGACCCATGAAGTCGGGTTTGCCCGTGAAGTCGCCGACCGAGTAGTGTTAATGGATAGCGGTCACCTAGTCGAATCCGCTAGCCCTGACAATTTCTTCACCAAGCCCCAGGAAGAACGCACTCGCAAATTTTTATCACAGATTCTCTAG
- a CDS encoding amino acid ABC transporter permease, translating into MIKLTWLRKNLFSTWYNSLLTVICSALLLWLVQGIVIWATTKAQWAVVQVNLRLFLVGRFPQTEYWRVWIVLAIASTLGAVTAGVFFNQQKLTWRKVGLFAFIVGLLLVLFPLDLSSRLWLLLTAILLIPGFILGSKLTNLVAPWLSLIWLLSFPIILWLIGGGFGLRPVSSNLWNGLLLTLLMAAISIVLSFPIGVLLALGRTSNLPVVRWFSILYIEIIRGVPLIGILFLAQVMLPLFFAADVRLDRVLRAIAGLVLFSAAYMAENVRGGLQAVSRGQVEAAKALGLNTFFVVLLIVLPQALRAVIPAVVGQFIGLFKDTSLLSLVGLVELTGIARSILAQPQFIGRYAEVYLFIGLIYWLFCYSMSLASRRLERQLNN; encoded by the coding sequence ATGATTAAACTAACTTGGTTACGCAAAAATCTATTTAGTACTTGGTATAACAGCCTATTAACTGTTATCTGCTCGGCGTTATTGTTGTGGCTAGTCCAAGGGATTGTCATTTGGGCAACTACCAAAGCACAATGGGCAGTTGTTCAAGTAAATTTACGCTTATTTTTAGTTGGCAGATTTCCCCAAACTGAATACTGGCGAGTTTGGATTGTTTTAGCGATCGCTTCTACTTTAGGTGCTGTGACTGCGGGTGTTTTCTTTAATCAGCAAAAGTTGACATGGCGGAAAGTAGGCTTATTTGCTTTTATTGTCGGCTTGCTATTAGTTCTTTTCCCTCTAGATTTGTCATCGCGCCTGTGGTTGCTGTTGACGGCGATTTTATTGATACCTGGTTTTATACTTGGATCAAAGTTGACAAATTTAGTCGCCCCGTGGCTTTCCTTGATCTGGTTGTTGTCGTTTCCTATCATTCTGTGGTTGATTGGTGGTGGCTTTGGTTTGCGTCCTGTATCCAGCAACTTATGGAACGGTTTACTACTCACCTTATTGATGGCAGCCATTAGTATAGTTCTTTCTTTTCCCATCGGCGTTTTACTGGCCTTGGGACGTACTAGCAATTTGCCTGTAGTACGTTGGTTTTCTATTCTTTACATTGAAATTATTCGGGGAGTTCCACTAATTGGAATTTTATTTCTCGCACAAGTGATGTTGCCTTTGTTTTTTGCAGCCGATGTCCGTTTAGATCGAGTGTTGAGAGCGATCGCTGGCTTGGTACTATTTAGTGCAGCTTACATGGCCGAGAATGTGCGCGGTGGTCTGCAAGCTGTCTCCCGTGGACAAGTTGAAGCCGCAAAAGCACTAGGGTTAAATACATTTTTCGTAGTATTGTTAATTGTCTTGCCCCAAGCCTTACGCGCAGTAATTCCCGCCGTCGTCGGACAATTTATTGGTTTATTTAAAGACACTTCTTTATTATCGCTTGTAGGCTTAGTAGAACTTACAGGTATAGCCCGTTCGATTTTGGCGCAACCTCAGTTTATTGGTCGTTATGCAGAAGTATATTTATTTATTGGCTTGATTTATTGGCTATTTTGTTACTCAATGTCCCTTGCTTCCCGACGATTAGAAAGACAACTAAATAATTAA